ATAAAACTCTCAAATGGATTATAGGGGATCGGATCAACATTCCAGTTCGGAAATACAAGACGCACCATAACGGCAAAGATAAGACCCGTTACTAGACTGCCAATCGCCATCACGATACTTTGCTTTTTCACGAGCATCACAATCAATACTCCACTGCCAATCATCAATAACGCTACTAATAAAGATAAATAAACAAACTGCAAGACGAATAGAAGATCCCCAAGCCTCATCGCTACAGCCAAGCTGCTTGCTACCCCTGTCATGAGTAAGAGCAACCCATGCTTGCCAACAAAGTACTGAAAGGGACTTCGACTCGTGCGCATCACTTGAATCATCTGCGTTTCCATATCCTCAGAGATCTGCAGAGCGGCTAACCAGAAAATCAGGTCGAGCAAGATGACGACAAAACCAATGGTGATCTTGGGAATCCATAAACTTAGATCGGGGTCTCTAGCCCAAACCACCGATAGAGCATTCAAGAGGATCACCATGATTCCAATATAGCCAAAGACTAACGCAGCAATTTGGTTTCGAATCAATCTCAGAAACTCCATACGAAGAAGCATACCTTACTCCCCTTTCAACCCACGTCCCACTACTTTAATAAAAATCTCTTCGAGTGTTGCTTCTTGTGAATGTATGCTGCTCCACTGATTGTCTTGTATGGCCCGGATGAATTCAGACAACTCCTTCTCCCGGTTAAACACCCGTTGTGAATCAGGATACTCAACGACCACACTGCTCCTACCATATCTTTTTTTATAATTGGATGGTGTATCTATTTCTACAATCTTCGCTTTGTTAAAAAACGCAATCCGGTCACATAGCTTCTCTGCTTCATGCATATCATGAGTTGTCACAAACATGGTTGTTCCGTGTCGATTCAAACCTTTCAACAACTCCCGGACATGTGCGGCAATTTCTGGATCCATGCCTGAGGTCGGTTCATCTAAAAATAAAATTTCAGGATTCGTGACCATCGCACGGGCCAGTACCAATCTCGTCTTCATCCCTTTAGAATATTCGGCTACTCTTTTATCTTTGGCATGATAAATATCCATTTGCCTAAGAATCGAATGGATAGCTTCTTTTTTCACACCATACAGGGAAGCATGAAAGTATAGATTCTCATACCCAGTCAACGTTGGATACAGCACATCGTTTTCAAAAGCAATTCCTATTCTCCGATAGAACCGATGATTGGCCTGAGCCATATCCTGCCCCAACAGAAAAACCGTCCCTCTAGGTGGAGCGATGAGACGGGTAAGGAGCTTGATCGTTGTTGATTTTCCAGCTCCACTTGGACCCAGAAAGCCAAACACCTCACCTTTCTCCACTTCAAAGCTTATGTGATCAACCGCATTGGTTTTTCCATCGTAGGAGTAAGTAAGTCCTTTAACCTCAATCGCTGGCATGGTCATCAACTCCCCATTTAATTGTGAAACATTTTTGTATTTTTGTTTCATTTCTTAACCTCAGTATAGGAGAATTTTGAAACAAAATCAATGTTTTGTTATACTATTTTGGAGGTGATGAACATGAACGGCTTTGAAAAACGAGCTGAACAAAAGAAACAAGACATTATCCACAGCTCGATTGAACTCTTTAAAACACTTCCACCCGCTAAGGTATCCATTCGCGACATCGCCAAGAAAGCCCATGTTTCCGTCGTGACCATTTATAATTATTTTGATAGCAAGGAAGGAGTCATCCACGAGGTCGTAAGAAGCATCCTCACCGAACAGATGGAACAAGCCCAATCGATTATCGAATCCCATAAGCCTTTTCCAGAAAAACTGAAAGAGCTTATCTTTGTCAAATCGACCTTACTTACTCATTTCCACCCAGAATTTCTCCAGTTACTATTAACAGATCATGAGTTATCTACTATGATACAGAATGAATTTATGGGGAAAACTGACGAGTTAGTCGAGGTGTTTATCGAAACGGCTAAGGCGCAAGGAGAGATCTGCGCGAATCTGCCCACCTCCTTTATTCTTCGAATCCTTGAACTTTACAAAAGAGATCTTTCCTCAGAACACAGCATACTGCTTCAGGGAGATCTTAGCCCGTCTAACTCTGAACGGATTCTTCATACATTACTGTATGGCATCATGAAAAAATGACCACCTGTTGGTGGTCATTTTGCTCTGAACTCGATTAAAGGTACAATATCCTCAGCCGAGCGGATATGTGATTCTTTACTTACACTAATGTTCGCTATTTTTTTGTTATATGATTGTTT
The genomic region above belongs to Ammoniphilus sp. CFH 90114 and contains:
- a CDS encoding ABC transporter ATP-binding protein, encoding MPAIEVKGLTYSYDGKTNAVDHISFEVEKGEVFGFLGPSGAGKSTTIKLLTRLIAPPRGTVFLLGQDMAQANHRFYRRIGIAFENDVLYPTLTGYENLYFHASLYGVKKEAIHSILRQMDIYHAKDKRVAEYSKGMKTRLVLARAMVTNPEILFLDEPTSGMDPEIAAHVRELLKGLNRHGTTMFVTTHDMHEAEKLCDRIAFFNKAKIVEIDTPSNYKKRYGRSSVVVEYPDSQRVFNREKELSEFIRAIQDNQWSSIHSQEATLEEIFIKVVGRGLKGE
- a CDS encoding TetR/AcrR family transcriptional regulator, which codes for MNGFEKRAEQKKQDIIHSSIELFKTLPPAKVSIRDIAKKAHVSVVTIYNYFDSKEGVIHEVVRSILTEQMEQAQSIIESHKPFPEKLKELIFVKSTLLTHFHPEFLQLLLTDHELSTMIQNEFMGKTDELVEVFIETAKAQGEICANLPTSFILRILELYKRDLSSEHSILLQGDLSPSNSERILHTLLYGIMKK